The proteins below are encoded in one region of Hordeum vulgare subsp. vulgare chromosome 3H, MorexV3_pseudomolecules_assembly, whole genome shotgun sequence:
- the LOC123440170 gene encoding putative Peroxidase 48, whose protein sequence is MLRHPAWGAICLLAVSLILCTDKLCTDAGPSSYALDDEDDDGGGDGSSSFSFASPQATPDELAFGFYDGTCPNAEAIVASTVRELFAADSNVAAALVRLFFHDCFVHGCDASVLLDRINGGKSERDAAPNRSLRGFGAVDKIKARLERQCPGTVSCADILALAARDSLVLVGGPTYPVLTGRRDSAGSFYDDVSVPAPNATYAMTLSAFARRGFTERETVALLGAHSIGKVQCRFFRDRIDNFAGTGEPDDSLDADMVGEMRAVCGGDGAAPMEMGYYRQGREVGFGAHYYAKLLAGRGILRSDQQLTAGSTVRWVRAYASGQRGEEAFREDFAHAMVKLSALAPLKGSAGQVRISCSKSIE, encoded by the exons ATGCTACGACATCCAGCGTGGGGAGCCATCTGCTTGCTCGCCGTCTCGCTGATCCTGTGCACAGACAAGCTCTGCACGGACGCCGGACCGTCCTCCTACGCgctcgacgacgaggacgacgacggcggcggcgacggctcgtcgtccttctccttcgcctCCCCTCAGGCGACGCCGGACGAACTGGCATTCGGGTTCTACGACGGGACGTGCCCCAACGCCGAGGCGATCGTCGCGTCTACCGTGCGGGAGCTCTTCGCCGCCGACTCTAACGTCGCCGCCGCGCTCGTCCGCCTCTTCTTTCACGACTGCTTCGTCCAC GGCTGCGACGCCTCGGTGCTCCTCGACCGGATCAACGGCGGCAAGTCGGAGAGGGACGCCGCCCCGAACCGCTCGCTGCGAGGCTTCGGCGCCGTCGACAAGATTAAGGCGAGGCTGGAGAGGCAGTGCCCGGGGACCGTCTCCTGCGCCGACATCCTGGCACTGGCCGCGCGGGACAGCCTCGTACTGGTGGGCGGGCCGACCTACCCGGTGCTCACCGGCCGCCGAGACAGCGCCGGGAGTTTCTACGACGACGTGAGCGTGCCGGCCCCGAACGCCACCTACGCCATGACGCTCAGCGCGTTCGCCCGCCGCGGCTTCACTGAGCGCGAGACCGTCGCGCTCTTAG GAGCACATAGCATCGGGAAGGTGCAGTGCAGATTCTTCAGGGACAGGATCGACAACTTCGCCGGGACAGGCGAGCCGGACGACTCCCTGGACGCGGACATGGTCGGAGAGATGCGAGCAGTGTGCGGCGGAGACGGCGcggcgccgatggagatggggtaCTACCGGCAGGGCCGGGAAGTGGGGTTCGGCGCGCACTACTACGCGAAGCTTCTGGCGGGGAGGGGCATCCTGCGCTCGGACCAGCAGCTCACGGCGGGGAGCACCGTGCGGTGGGTGCGCGCGTACGCGTCCGGGCAGCGCGGCGAGGAGGCTTTCCGCGAGGACTTCGCGCACGCCATGGTTAAGCTGTCCGCGCTTGCGCCGCTCAAAGGGTCGGCCGGCCAGGTCCGGATCAGCTGCTCCAAGTCCATTGAGTAG